Below is a genomic region from Leptotrichia shahii.
GACACTGTCGCCTAAAATTGGGTATCCTAGATGTTTCATGTGAACTCTGATTTGGTGAGTCCTTCCTGTTTCAATATGAACTTTAACAAGCGTAAATTTTTCTGTCTGTGAAATTACTTCATAATTGGTAATTGCTGTTTTTCCTGAATTTAAATCATTTATTACAGTCATTTTCTTTCTGTCATTTTTATCACGTCCGATTTGTGTTACAATTCTTCCACTTTTCTGATTTAGTTTTCCTTTCAAAATCGCAAGATAAGTTTTTTTCACAGTTTTATCATGAAACATTTGCGATAATTTCAGATGTGCCTTGTCATTTTTTGCAATTATTAAAAGTCCGCTTGTGTCCTTATCTAGCCTATGCACAATACCAGGACGGATTTCCCCATTTATTCCCGACAAATCTTTAATGTGATACAAAATTGCATTTACAAGTGTTCCCGAATAATGTCCATTCGCAGGATGTACGACAATTCCAGCTTTTTTATTAATAACTGCCAAATCATTATCTTCGTAAATTATTTTGATATCAATGTTTTCAGGTTTAATTTCAACAGTTTCCAGTTCCGGAATTGCAACTTTTATTGTATCATTTTCTTCAATCTTATAAGCAGGCTTTGTCTTTTTTTGATTTACCAAAATATTTTCATCTTTTATAAGCTGCTGAATACGTGTCCGTGTCAACTCCAGCCTTTCTGACAAAAATTTATCAATTCTGCTTCCAGCTTCTTCTCTCAAAACAACAATATCTTCCTCATTTTCACTATCTATTTCATCTTCAAATTTATTTTCTACTTCATATTTTTTATTCATAATTATTTATTTTTCTTTCTTTTATAATTTTTTATTTCCCAAAATTCTATTCTTTTTTAAAATTTATCCCGTCAATACAATGATTGTAAATCAATTCCTTAATTTCATTCATATCATTAGTTTCGTAAAATTTTACAAGCAATTCCAAAAATTCCTCCTGATATTTTATAGGAACTGAAATAATCCCTGCACCATTTTGAATCATCACTTGATTTGCCGCCATCATGCTTGTCCTTTTATTTCCATCATAAAAAAGCTGGCTTCTCATTAAATATAGCATTAAGTTTATTGCTTTTTCTGTTGCAGAATTTTCACTTTCTAAAATCTTGTTCAAACTGTCATTCACTTTTTCTTTATCAGGAATTTCAGGCTTCCAATCTGTTCCACCCATACTGAGTCCTGGGAAAGGATTTACATTTGCCTCTCCAATAAGTTGATTTATTTTACAGATATAATTTAAATCAATCGGATATTTAATATTTTCCAAAATAAATTCCCACGAATGTTTCAAATTAACAATGGCATTTATATCCTTAATTTTCATATTTTGAATTCCCAGCCCTTGAAAAATTGTTTCAGTCTGAGGATAAGTCACAGCTATTCCTTCCAAATTTGCCGATTTCCAAATTGAATCCACTACATTTCTTTTTGCAACAAAAATATTTTCTTCTAATGTCATTTTATACTTATCTTCCATAAATTCACTCTTTTCTAAAAATTTTTCATCAATTTCTTAACTCTCATCATCACATTTCTGAAAAATGCTCATTTCCTCTGAATACCCTCGATTATGATGATTCTTAGCTAAAATCGCTACTTCCTCATCTACTTTTTCCAGCTTTTCAAAACTTCTTTGTGCGTGATTCTGCAACTGCGTTTTAAATCCTAATTTATGCAAAACTCTCGTTATAATCGACACATTTTCTTTTCCACAGTCGTGCAGAAGTGCCAGTTTAAAATACTTCTCATTATTTTTTAGTTCTGTTTTTTTTATTTTTTTATAAACTTCAAGTGAATGAAACTTATCATAATCAGACATTTCCAAAAATATTTTCTTTTCTTGCTCTGTCAATTTTTTTAGAGCCTCATTCATATAAGCCCTATTAATCTTCGGGTTAAAATACTCCATCGCTTTTCTAATTATATACATTTTTCCAACCTCTTTTACATATTTTTAATTTATATTTAATTTTTTATTAGACCTATCCAATAGCCACATAAACTCAGAATTTATAAATGAAATATATTTCCTATTTTTCTCAATTTCTAAATTTCCTTCACAACTACATCCCCCAAAATTTTCTTCAACTTCCTAATATTTTTTCCCTTTTTACCAATAAACTCCCCTTTATCTTTCTTTTCAACAAAAAATACTGTAAAATAACTATTTTTTTCAATTTTCCTAACTTTGCCAATTTTTTCAATATTCTCTAACTCTTCATTCAAATTATTTATTTTTATTTCAAAATCTGTTTTTTCTAAGTTTGTAATTCCTAGATTTTCTTTTTCAAAATTTTCCCTATTCTCTTTATTTTTCAAAGCCACCAGTTCTTCAATATTTTCCACATCAAAAAATCTCATTTTTTCCAACTCCTCTGAAAACTCAACCTTCTTCAATGTTAAATATTTTCCATCAAGTGCCTTGTCTTTTATACTTAATTTTTTATTTTCAAAGTTTTCATCATTCAACTTTTCAATATCAAACTTCGTGTTATTTAAAATAAAATTACTCATAATCCGCACCTGCTGCGGCAAAAATCCATCTCCCGCAAAATATAGATTACCATTTTCATATTTCACCAAAATTTCTCTTATGTGATTTTTTAATTTTTTCCCCTTTTCTGAAGTAAATTCGTAAAAATCCTTTTTCCCAGACACTTTCTCACAAATCTGATTTATTCTCTCTTCATTATTTTTTACAAGATGTTTTGGATATTTATAAATATAATATCTTTTTTGAATCATCTGTGGAAATTCTAAAAATGGCAATGTTCTTACTATTTTATTAATTTTCAGCCCTTCTATTTCCAAAAATTTTAATTTAAAAAAATCAATAACATCTTTGGAATTTATATAAAGAATATTTTCCTTTGCACTCACATTCGCATCAGTCCTTCCAGCCTGCTGAATTCCTTTGAATATTTTGATTTTGTTACTTTCCAAAATTTTTCTAAATTCTGCTTTTATACTTTTTTTATTCGGATTTTCATCAAAAGAGTTAAACTTTTCTCCATTATATTCTATAAAAAACATGTATCCAAAATATTTTGTATTCTCAAAATCTCTTATTAATTTATCCACTATTATTTCTCCATTTTTTATTTCTTTACTTTATAAATTTCCCTAACATATTTTCCAATCTAAATTTTTCATAATTCAAAATTACTTTATTATTTATTCAATTATAATTGAATATATTTTATCATTTTCTCCAATAAATGTATAGGTACTCTCCTTTAATTTAAAGTAAAAAAAAATCAATTTCTCTATTATTCCATGTTATACTTGACTTATCAAAATTATTTTAAAAATTTAGAGGTGATTATTTATGAAATCAGGTTATGAAATTTTGAATGATCCTTTTCTTAACAAAGGAACAGCATTTACAAAAGAAGAAAGAGAAAAATATGGATTATTGGGACTATTGCCAGCACAATTCCAAACGATAGAAACTCAAGCGAAACAAGTTTACAAACAATTTCAAGCGAAAGATAAATTAATAGAAAAAAGATATTTTTTGATGGAAATTTTTAACACAAATAGAACATTATTTTATTATTTATTTAATGAACACGTTGTTGAATTTATGCCTATTGTTTATGATCCTGTAATTGCAGAAAGTATAGAAAATTACAGCGAATTATTTGTAAACCCTCAGAATGCAGCTTATTTATCAGTAAAAGAACCAGAAAATATAGAAATAATTTTAAAAAATGCCACAAGTGATAGAAATATTCGATTGATAGTTGTTACAGATGCTGAAGGGATTTTAGGAATTGGAGATTGGGGAACTAATGGAGTAGATATTTCAGTTGGAAAGTTAATGGTTTATACTGCTGCAGCTGGAATTGATCCTTCTACAGTTCTTCCAGTTGTGATTGATGCAGGTACGAATAGAAAAGAATTGTTGGAGAATGAATTTTATTTGGGAAATAAATTTGAAAGAGTTAGAGGTGACGAATATTATAATTTTATTGATAAATTTGTAAAAACAGCTGAGAAAATTTTTCCAGATTTATATCTTCATTGGGAAGACTTTGGAAGATTAAATGCTGCTAATATTTTGAAAAAGTATGAAAATGAAATTGCAACTTTTAACGATGACATACAGGGGACAGGAATTATTACTTTAGCTGGAATTTTAGGAGCATTAAAAATTTCTGGTGAAAAACTTACAGATCAAGTTTATATGTGTTTTGGTGCAGGAACTGCTGGAGCTGGAATTGCCAAAAGAATTTTTGATGAAATGATTGAACAAGGACTTTCTGAAGCAGAAGCAAAAAAGCGTTTTTATTTAGTTGATAAGCAAGGATTATTATTTGAAGATACAGAAGGATTGACACCAGAACAAATTCCTTTTGCTAGAAAACATGATGAATTTGAAAATTCTAATGAACTAATAAATTTAGAAGCAGCAGTTAAAGCTATAAAACCAACAATTTTAGTAGGAACTTCAACAGTACCGAAAACTTTTACAAAAGAGATCATACAAGAAATGGCAAAACATACAAAAAGACCTATAATTTTTCCATTAAGCAATCCTACAAAATTAGCAGAAGCATCTGCGAAAGATCTTATTGAATGGACAGATGGAAGAGCTCTTATTGCAACAGGAATTCCATCAGATCCAATAGAATATAAAGGCACTGTTTATGAAATTGGACAAGCTAATAACGCATTAATTTATCCTGGATTAGGACTTGGAATTATTGCAACAAAATCAAGACTTGTAAATGACAAAATAATTTCAGCAGCAGCTCATTCACTAGGAGGAATTGTTGATACAAACAAACCTGGTGCTGCAGTACTTCCACCTGTATCGAAATTAACAGAATTTTCTGAAACAGTGGCACTTGCGGTAGGAGAAAGTGTGTTAAAGCAAAAATTAAATAGAGATCCTGTTGATGATTTAAAAGAAGCAATTAAAAATACAAAATGGATTCCTGAATACAAAAAACTTTAATTAGCTTATTGATTTTTCTAACTTTTTAAAGTAAAATGAAAATATATAAAAATATTAGGAGATGATTTTATGAAAATAGCAATGGCTGGAGATCATGCTGGATTTAATTTAAAAAAGGAAATTAAGGAATTGCTGGAATCACAAGGGCACGAAGTTATAGATTTTGGACCTTTTAGTGAAGAATCTTGTGACTTGCCTGATTTTATCTATCCTGCTTCACTTGCAGTAAGTAAACAAGAAGTTGACAGAGGAATCTTTATAGACGGTGTTGGCTATGGAAGTGCTTTAATTGCAAATAAAATTTACGGTGTTTATGCTGCTGTTTGTCAAGATCCATTTTGTGCAAGTTTAGCTCGTTCTCACTCAAATACAAACGTACTTTGCCTTGGTGGAAAAATTATTGGTTCTGCTATTGCACAAGAAATTGTAAAAACATGGATGACTACTGATTATTTGATAAATGAAAAAAAATATACAAATAGAGTAGAAAAAGTAATTGAAATTGCTGAAAGACATATAAGAAAAGACATTTAATCAGCATTTTCATTTTTAAAATAATTTTAAAAATAGAATTATTATTTTACTGAAATTTAAACTTATACTGTTTCCCATTTAAACAACAGACTGGTTATAAATTTCTTTGCAAAAGAATCAAAAAACACTTGTTAGCAAATAATATAAAATATAGCTTCTATTTTTAAACAGAGTTTAGTATTAATTTTGATCTATTTGATTAAAAAAATTTAAACATATAAAAATAATCCCTAATCTTGAATTATTATCAACAAAAGGGACTATTTTTTATTTTATCTACAAAAATTTTCCAAAGTTCAAAAATAATTTACTGTTATTTCTTTTTTTTATTATTTTAAATTTAAATATTTCAAATTTTAATTCTATAAAATCAATTAATTTATGCTTCCTGTGCTGCATATCCACCTTCGATTGCAACTTCCTTCACTTTTTCCTTCTTCTGTTTGATTTTTAATGAAAAAGTCCCTGTTCCAGCCTGATTTCCATATTCTTCGATATAATCAACTACAAATACATTTGTCATATCAATTTTTCTTACCATCTGTCCTGCTGAAATGATTTCAAGGCTTGCTTGTCTATAGGCATCGCTTGCTTCTGATGGAACTAATGACCATTGTGCAACTTTTCTTGTGTCATCTTCCGTATCTCCACTTGCTGCAGCCAGTATTTTCCCTCTTATTTCCAAAATTACTCCTAGATCTGTTGCTCTCGCATTTGAATCATCAGGCGTTTCAGAAATGTATTTTACATCCAAAATACTTTCCTTGTCTAGCAAAATTTCATTTTCTTGTCCTTTAACGCTCAATCTGAATCCCATAAATTATTCCCCCCATTTTATTTTTGACAACTAAATAATAGCACTATTTTTTTAAATTAATTTAATTTTAATTATCTGTTATTATTTTACAACAAAAATATCTATTTGTCAACCAAAATTTTAATTTTTTATTAATTAATCTACAAGATAAACCTTAAGAGCAATTTCATCATCAAATGGAATGGGCACAGCAACAAACTTTTTCCCCGCATCAATCATTCTAGCAATAATCTCACATTGACTTTTTGGCAAATATCCAACTTTCTCCTTTCTAGAATTATAAACAGCGACTGCATTTAAAGAGATGCCGTTAAATTCACGAAATAAGTCCATCTGAACCTCATCTTTAATTTTAATAGCAAAATTTCTAATATATTTAGCCCCTTCTAAATAAGTATCCAGCAAAAACAGTCTTCTTGACTTCTTTGTGTATTTGTCAATCAATGTCTTTGCATATTCAAACATC
It encodes:
- a CDS encoding HD domain-containing protein gives rise to the protein MYIIRKAMEYFNPKINRAYMNEALKKLTEQEKKIFLEMSDYDKFHSLEVYKKIKKTELKNNEKYFKLALLHDCGKENVSIITRVLHKLGFKTQLQNHAQRSFEKLEKVDEEVAILAKNHHNRGYSEEMSIFQKCDDES
- a CDS encoding malolactic enzyme; amino-acid sequence: MKSGYEILNDPFLNKGTAFTKEEREKYGLLGLLPAQFQTIETQAKQVYKQFQAKDKLIEKRYFLMEIFNTNRTLFYYLFNEHVVEFMPIVYDPVIAESIENYSELFVNPQNAAYLSVKEPENIEIILKNATSDRNIRLIVVTDAEGILGIGDWGTNGVDISVGKLMVYTAAAGIDPSTVLPVVIDAGTNRKELLENEFYLGNKFERVRGDEYYNFIDKFVKTAEKIFPDLYLHWEDFGRLNAANILKKYENEIATFNDDIQGTGIITLAGILGALKISGEKLTDQVYMCFGAGTAGAGIAKRIFDEMIEQGLSEAEAKKRFYLVDKQGLLFEDTEGLTPEQIPFARKHDEFENSNELINLEAAVKAIKPTILVGTSTVPKTFTKEIIQEMAKHTKRPIIFPLSNPTKLAEASAKDLIEWTDGRALIATGIPSDPIEYKGTVYEIGQANNALIYPGLGLGIIATKSRLVNDKIISAAAHSLGGIVDTNKPGAAVLPPVSKLTEFSETVALAVGESVLKQKLNRDPVDDLKEAIKNTKWIPEYKKL
- a CDS encoding RluA family pseudouridine synthase; the protein is MNKKYEVENKFEDEIDSENEEDIVVLREEAGSRIDKFLSERLELTRTRIQQLIKDENILVNQKKTKPAYKIEENDTIKVAIPELETVEIKPENIDIKIIYEDNDLAVINKKAGIVVHPANGHYSGTLVNAILYHIKDLSGINGEIRPGIVHRLDKDTSGLLIIAKNDKAHLKLSQMFHDKTVKKTYLAILKGKLNQKSGRIVTQIGRDKNDRKKMTVINDLNSGKTAITNYEVISQTEKFTLVKVHIETGRTHQIRVHMKHLGYPILGDSVYGRTDIEKRQMLHAYKLEFQHPITEEKMEFIAKLPEDFKKALKKCGLEFETF
- a CDS encoding pseudouridine synthase family protein — protein: MDKLIRDFENTKYFGYMFFIEYNGEKFNSFDENPNKKSIKAEFRKILESNKIKIFKGIQQAGRTDANVSAKENILYINSKDVIDFFKLKFLEIEGLKINKIVRTLPFLEFPQMIQKRYYIYKYPKHLVKNNEERINQICEKVSGKKDFYEFTSEKGKKLKNHIREILVKYENGNLYFAGDGFLPQQVRIMSNFILNNTKFDIEKLNDENFENKKLSIKDKALDGKYLTLKKVEFSEELEKMRFFDVENIEELVALKNKENRENFEKENLGITNLEKTDFEIKINNLNEELENIEKIGKVRKIEKNSYFTVFFVEKKDKGEFIGKKGKNIRKLKKILGDVVVKEI
- a CDS encoding RpiB/LacA/LacB family sugar-phosphate isomerase → MKIAMAGDHAGFNLKKEIKELLESQGHEVIDFGPFSEESCDLPDFIYPASLAVSKQEVDRGIFIDGVGYGSALIANKIYGVYAAVCQDPFCASLARSHSNTNVLCLGGKIIGSAIAQEIVKTWMTTDYLINEKKYTNRVEKVIEIAERHIRKDI
- a CDS encoding Fic family protein, with the protein product MEDKYKMTLEENIFVAKRNVVDSIWKSANLEGIAVTYPQTETIFQGLGIQNMKIKDINAIVNLKHSWEFILENIKYPIDLNYICKINQLIGEANVNPFPGLSMGGTDWKPEIPDKEKVNDSLNKILESENSATEKAINLMLYLMRSQLFYDGNKRTSMMAANQVMIQNGAGIISVPIKYQEEFLELLVKFYETNDMNEIKELIYNHCIDGINFKKE
- a CDS encoding HIRAN domain-containing protein is translated as MLVSNFNGIKLEFDGLYYGGNYEIEVFGDGRFYYSYIENTSVELKKGSFQINQKEIMIFEEMMEYFELLKNQRNYMINEFNFGNGVLVIQKDNGREEKIKLGKEMMFEYAKTLIDKYTKKSRRLFLLDTYLEGAKYIRNFAIKIKDEVQMDLFREFNGISLNAVAVYNSRKEKVGYLPKSQCEIIARMIDAGKKFVAVPIPFDDEIALKVYLVD